The following proteins are co-located in the Xiphophorus maculatus strain JP 163 A chromosome 24, X_maculatus-5.0-male, whole genome shotgun sequence genome:
- the LOC102224832 gene encoding poly(rC)-binding protein 3-like isoform X1, translated as MEPIKVQSEGGLNVTLTIRLLMHGKEVGSIIGKKGETVKKMREDSGARINISEGNCPERIVTITGPTDAIFKAFAMIAYKFEEDIINSMSNSPATSKPPVTLRLVVPASQCGSLIGKGGSKIKEMRESTGAQVQVAGDMLPNSTERAVTISGAPEAIIQCVKQICVVMLESPPKGATIPYRPKPASTPVIFSGGQVRADPLGASTANLSLLLQHQPLPAYTIQGQYAIPHPDQLSKLHQLAMQQTPFTPLGQTTPAFPAAGLDASNQASTHELTIPNDLIGCIIGRQGTKINEIRQMSGAQIKIANAMEGSSERQITITGTPANISLAQYLINARFRDVAAMWNDPSSMTTS; from the exons ATGGAGCCCATCAAGGTTCAGTCAGAAGGTGGCCTAAACGTGACCCTCACCATCAGGCTGCTGATGCACGGAAAG GAGGTGGGAAGCATCATAGGAAAG AAAGGAGAGACCGTGAAGAAAATGCGCGAAGAC AGTGGCGCCCGCATCAACATCTCAGAAGGGAACTGTCCAGAGCGGATAGTGACCATCACCGGGCCGACAGACGCCATTTTCAAGGCATTCGCCATGATTGCCTACAAGTTTGAGGAG GACATAATCAACTCCATGAGTAACAGTCCGGCCACCAGTAAGCCTCCAGTAACCCTGAGGCTCGTCGTTCCTGCCAGCCAGTGCGGCTCCCTGATCGGCAAAGGCGGTTCCAAAATCAAAGAAATGAGAGAG TCGACGGGAGCTCAGGTCCAGGTGGCAGGCGACATGCTGCCCAACTCCACAGAGAGAGCGGTGACCATCTCCGGGGCGCCGGAAGCCATCATCCAGTGTGTCAAACAGATATGTGTAGTGATGCTGGAG TCCCCACCGAAAGGTGCCACCATCCCCTACCGCCCAAAGCCTGCCTCCACCCCTGTCATTTTTTCAGGTGGCCAGGTAAGAGCAGACCCACTGGGGGCGTCCACAGCCAACCTCAGCCTCTTACTGCAGCACCAGCCACTGCCT GCTTACACCATTCAAGGACAGTACGCCATCCCTCATCCAGAT CAGTTGAGCAAGCTCCACCAGTTGGCTATGCAGCAAACCCCCTTTACCCCCCTCGGACAGACCACCCCTGCCTTCCCCG CAGCAGGTCTGGATGCCAGTAACCAGGCCAGTACTCATGAACTCACCATTCCCAATGAT CTAATAGGCTGCATAATCGGACGCCAGGGAACCAAAATCAACGAGATCCGTCAGATGTCTGGGGCGCAAATCAAAATTGCTAATGCCATGGAAGGGTCATCGGAGCGCCAGATCACCATCACAGGGACCCCCGCCAACATCAGCCTGGCTCAGTATCTCATTAATGCAAG GTTCAGAGACGTGGCTGCCATGTGGAATGACCCATCATCCATGACCACATCCTGA
- the LOC102224832 gene encoding poly(rC)-binding protein 3-like isoform X4 yields MEPIKVQSEGGLNVTLTIRLLMHGKEVGSIIGKKGETVKKMREDSGARINISEGNCPERIVTITGPTDAIFKAFAMIAYKFEEDIINSMSNSPATSKPPVTLRLVVPASQCGSLIGKGGSKIKEMRESTGAQVQVAGDMLPNSTERAVTISGAPEAIIQCVKQICVVMLEAYTIQGQYAIPHPDQLSKLHQLAMQQTPFTPLGQTTPAFPAAGLDASNQASTHELTIPNDLIGCIIGRQGTKINEIRQMSGAQIKIANAMEGSSERQITITGTPANISLAQYLINARFRDVAAMWNDPSSMTTS; encoded by the exons ATGGAGCCCATCAAGGTTCAGTCAGAAGGTGGCCTAAACGTGACCCTCACCATCAGGCTGCTGATGCACGGAAAG GAGGTGGGAAGCATCATAGGAAAG AAAGGAGAGACCGTGAAGAAAATGCGCGAAGAC AGTGGCGCCCGCATCAACATCTCAGAAGGGAACTGTCCAGAGCGGATAGTGACCATCACCGGGCCGACAGACGCCATTTTCAAGGCATTCGCCATGATTGCCTACAAGTTTGAGGAG GACATAATCAACTCCATGAGTAACAGTCCGGCCACCAGTAAGCCTCCAGTAACCCTGAGGCTCGTCGTTCCTGCCAGCCAGTGCGGCTCCCTGATCGGCAAAGGCGGTTCCAAAATCAAAGAAATGAGAGAG TCGACGGGAGCTCAGGTCCAGGTGGCAGGCGACATGCTGCCCAACTCCACAGAGAGAGCGGTGACCATCTCCGGGGCGCCGGAAGCCATCATCCAGTGTGTCAAACAGATATGTGTAGTGATGCTGGAG GCTTACACCATTCAAGGACAGTACGCCATCCCTCATCCAGAT CAGTTGAGCAAGCTCCACCAGTTGGCTATGCAGCAAACCCCCTTTACCCCCCTCGGACAGACCACCCCTGCCTTCCCCG CAGCAGGTCTGGATGCCAGTAACCAGGCCAGTACTCATGAACTCACCATTCCCAATGAT CTAATAGGCTGCATAATCGGACGCCAGGGAACCAAAATCAACGAGATCCGTCAGATGTCTGGGGCGCAAATCAAAATTGCTAATGCCATGGAAGGGTCATCGGAGCGCCAGATCACCATCACAGGGACCCCCGCCAACATCAGCCTGGCTCAGTATCTCATTAATGCAAG GTTCAGAGACGTGGCTGCCATGTGGAATGACCCATCATCCATGACCACATCCTGA
- the LOC102224832 gene encoding poly(rC)-binding protein 3-like isoform X2 yields the protein MEPIKVQSEGGLNVTLTIRLLMHGKEVGSIIGKKGETVKKMREDSGARINISEGNCPERIVTITGPTDAIFKAFAMIAYKFEEDIINSMSNSPATSKPPVTLRLVVPASQCGSLIGKGGSKIKEMRESTGAQVQVAGDMLPNSTERAVTISGAPEAIIQCVKQICVVMLESPPKGATIPYRPKPASTPVIFSGGQVRADPLGASTANLSLLLQHQPLPAYTIQGQYAIPHPDLSKLHQLAMQQTPFTPLGQTTPAFPAAGLDASNQASTHELTIPNDLIGCIIGRQGTKINEIRQMSGAQIKIANAMEGSSERQITITGTPANISLAQYLINARFRDVAAMWNDPSSMTTS from the exons ATGGAGCCCATCAAGGTTCAGTCAGAAGGTGGCCTAAACGTGACCCTCACCATCAGGCTGCTGATGCACGGAAAG GAGGTGGGAAGCATCATAGGAAAG AAAGGAGAGACCGTGAAGAAAATGCGCGAAGAC AGTGGCGCCCGCATCAACATCTCAGAAGGGAACTGTCCAGAGCGGATAGTGACCATCACCGGGCCGACAGACGCCATTTTCAAGGCATTCGCCATGATTGCCTACAAGTTTGAGGAG GACATAATCAACTCCATGAGTAACAGTCCGGCCACCAGTAAGCCTCCAGTAACCCTGAGGCTCGTCGTTCCTGCCAGCCAGTGCGGCTCCCTGATCGGCAAAGGCGGTTCCAAAATCAAAGAAATGAGAGAG TCGACGGGAGCTCAGGTCCAGGTGGCAGGCGACATGCTGCCCAACTCCACAGAGAGAGCGGTGACCATCTCCGGGGCGCCGGAAGCCATCATCCAGTGTGTCAAACAGATATGTGTAGTGATGCTGGAG TCCCCACCGAAAGGTGCCACCATCCCCTACCGCCCAAAGCCTGCCTCCACCCCTGTCATTTTTTCAGGTGGCCAGGTAAGAGCAGACCCACTGGGGGCGTCCACAGCCAACCTCAGCCTCTTACTGCAGCACCAGCCACTGCCT GCTTACACCATTCAAGGACAGTACGCCATCCCTCATCCAGAT TTGAGCAAGCTCCACCAGTTGGCTATGCAGCAAACCCCCTTTACCCCCCTCGGACAGACCACCCCTGCCTTCCCCG CAGCAGGTCTGGATGCCAGTAACCAGGCCAGTACTCATGAACTCACCATTCCCAATGAT CTAATAGGCTGCATAATCGGACGCCAGGGAACCAAAATCAACGAGATCCGTCAGATGTCTGGGGCGCAAATCAAAATTGCTAATGCCATGGAAGGGTCATCGGAGCGCCAGATCACCATCACAGGGACCCCCGCCAACATCAGCCTGGCTCAGTATCTCATTAATGCAAG GTTCAGAGACGTGGCTGCCATGTGGAATGACCCATCATCCATGACCACATCCTGA
- the LOC102224832 gene encoding poly(rC)-binding protein 3-like isoform X7 — MEPIKVQSEGGLNVTLTIRLLMHGKEVGSIIGKKGETVKKMREDSGARINISEGNCPERIVTITGPTDAIFKAFAMIAYKFEEDIINSMSNSPATSKPPVTLRLVVPASQCGSLIGKGGSKIKEMRESTGAQVQVAGDMLPNSTERAVTISGAPEAIIQCVKQICVVMLESPPKGATIPYRPKPASTPVIFSGGQVRADPLGASTANLSLLLQHQPLPAYTIQGQYAIPHPDQQVWMPVTRPVLMNSPFPMI; from the exons ATGGAGCCCATCAAGGTTCAGTCAGAAGGTGGCCTAAACGTGACCCTCACCATCAGGCTGCTGATGCACGGAAAG GAGGTGGGAAGCATCATAGGAAAG AAAGGAGAGACCGTGAAGAAAATGCGCGAAGAC AGTGGCGCCCGCATCAACATCTCAGAAGGGAACTGTCCAGAGCGGATAGTGACCATCACCGGGCCGACAGACGCCATTTTCAAGGCATTCGCCATGATTGCCTACAAGTTTGAGGAG GACATAATCAACTCCATGAGTAACAGTCCGGCCACCAGTAAGCCTCCAGTAACCCTGAGGCTCGTCGTTCCTGCCAGCCAGTGCGGCTCCCTGATCGGCAAAGGCGGTTCCAAAATCAAAGAAATGAGAGAG TCGACGGGAGCTCAGGTCCAGGTGGCAGGCGACATGCTGCCCAACTCCACAGAGAGAGCGGTGACCATCTCCGGGGCGCCGGAAGCCATCATCCAGTGTGTCAAACAGATATGTGTAGTGATGCTGGAG TCCCCACCGAAAGGTGCCACCATCCCCTACCGCCCAAAGCCTGCCTCCACCCCTGTCATTTTTTCAGGTGGCCAGGTAAGAGCAGACCCACTGGGGGCGTCCACAGCCAACCTCAGCCTCTTACTGCAGCACCAGCCACTGCCT GCTTACACCATTCAAGGACAGTACGCCATCCCTCATCCAGAT CAGCAGGTCTGGATGCCAGTAACCAGGCCAGTACTCATGAACTCACCATTCCCAATGAT CTAA
- the LOC102224832 gene encoding poly(rC)-binding protein 3-like isoform X5, with product MEPIKVQSEGGLNVTLTIRLLMHGKEVGSIIGKKGETVKKMREDSGARINISEGNCPERIVTITGPTDAIFKAFAMIAYKFEEDIINSMSNSPATSKPPVTLRLVVPASQCGSLIGKGGSKIKEMRESTGAQVQVAGDMLPNSTERAVTISGAPEAIIQCVKQICVVMLEAYTIQGQYAIPHPDLSKLHQLAMQQTPFTPLGQTTPAFPAAGLDASNQASTHELTIPNDLIGCIIGRQGTKINEIRQMSGAQIKIANAMEGSSERQITITGTPANISLAQYLINARFRDVAAMWNDPSSMTTS from the exons ATGGAGCCCATCAAGGTTCAGTCAGAAGGTGGCCTAAACGTGACCCTCACCATCAGGCTGCTGATGCACGGAAAG GAGGTGGGAAGCATCATAGGAAAG AAAGGAGAGACCGTGAAGAAAATGCGCGAAGAC AGTGGCGCCCGCATCAACATCTCAGAAGGGAACTGTCCAGAGCGGATAGTGACCATCACCGGGCCGACAGACGCCATTTTCAAGGCATTCGCCATGATTGCCTACAAGTTTGAGGAG GACATAATCAACTCCATGAGTAACAGTCCGGCCACCAGTAAGCCTCCAGTAACCCTGAGGCTCGTCGTTCCTGCCAGCCAGTGCGGCTCCCTGATCGGCAAAGGCGGTTCCAAAATCAAAGAAATGAGAGAG TCGACGGGAGCTCAGGTCCAGGTGGCAGGCGACATGCTGCCCAACTCCACAGAGAGAGCGGTGACCATCTCCGGGGCGCCGGAAGCCATCATCCAGTGTGTCAAACAGATATGTGTAGTGATGCTGGAG GCTTACACCATTCAAGGACAGTACGCCATCCCTCATCCAGAT TTGAGCAAGCTCCACCAGTTGGCTATGCAGCAAACCCCCTTTACCCCCCTCGGACAGACCACCCCTGCCTTCCCCG CAGCAGGTCTGGATGCCAGTAACCAGGCCAGTACTCATGAACTCACCATTCCCAATGAT CTAATAGGCTGCATAATCGGACGCCAGGGAACCAAAATCAACGAGATCCGTCAGATGTCTGGGGCGCAAATCAAAATTGCTAATGCCATGGAAGGGTCATCGGAGCGCCAGATCACCATCACAGGGACCCCCGCCAACATCAGCCTGGCTCAGTATCTCATTAATGCAAG GTTCAGAGACGTGGCTGCCATGTGGAATGACCCATCATCCATGACCACATCCTGA
- the LOC102224832 gene encoding poly(rC)-binding protein 3-like isoform X6, producing MEPIKVQSEGGLNVTLTIRLLMHGKEVGSIIGKKGETVKKMREDSGARINISEGNCPERIVTITGPTDAIFKAFAMIAYKFEEDIINSMSNSPATSKPPVTLRLVVPASQCGSLIGKGGSKIKEMRESTGAQVQVAGDMLPNSTERAVTISGAPEAIIQCVKQICVVMLESPPKGATIPYRPKPASTPVIFSGGQVRADPLGASTANLSLLLQHQPLPAYTIQGQYAIPHPDQLSKLHQLAMQQTPFTPLGQTTPAFPAAGLDASNQASTHELTIPNDAA from the exons ATGGAGCCCATCAAGGTTCAGTCAGAAGGTGGCCTAAACGTGACCCTCACCATCAGGCTGCTGATGCACGGAAAG GAGGTGGGAAGCATCATAGGAAAG AAAGGAGAGACCGTGAAGAAAATGCGCGAAGAC AGTGGCGCCCGCATCAACATCTCAGAAGGGAACTGTCCAGAGCGGATAGTGACCATCACCGGGCCGACAGACGCCATTTTCAAGGCATTCGCCATGATTGCCTACAAGTTTGAGGAG GACATAATCAACTCCATGAGTAACAGTCCGGCCACCAGTAAGCCTCCAGTAACCCTGAGGCTCGTCGTTCCTGCCAGCCAGTGCGGCTCCCTGATCGGCAAAGGCGGTTCCAAAATCAAAGAAATGAGAGAG TCGACGGGAGCTCAGGTCCAGGTGGCAGGCGACATGCTGCCCAACTCCACAGAGAGAGCGGTGACCATCTCCGGGGCGCCGGAAGCCATCATCCAGTGTGTCAAACAGATATGTGTAGTGATGCTGGAG TCCCCACCGAAAGGTGCCACCATCCCCTACCGCCCAAAGCCTGCCTCCACCCCTGTCATTTTTTCAGGTGGCCAGGTAAGAGCAGACCCACTGGGGGCGTCCACAGCCAACCTCAGCCTCTTACTGCAGCACCAGCCACTGCCT GCTTACACCATTCAAGGACAGTACGCCATCCCTCATCCAGAT CAGTTGAGCAAGCTCCACCAGTTGGCTATGCAGCAAACCCCCTTTACCCCCCTCGGACAGACCACCCCTGCCTTCCCCG CAGCAGGTCTGGATGCCAGTAACCAGGCCAGTACTCATGAACTCACCATTCCCAATGAT GCTGCATAA
- the LOC102224832 gene encoding poly(rC)-binding protein 3-like isoform X3 — protein MEPIKVQSEGGLNVTLTIRLLMHGKEVGSIIGKKGETVKKMREDSGARINISEGNCPERIVTITGPTDAIFKAFAMIAYKFEEDIINSMSNSPATSKPPVTLRLVVPASQCGSLIGKGGSKIKEMRESTGAQVQVAGDMLPNSTERAVTISGAPEAIIQCVKQICVVMLESPPKGATIPYRPKPASTPVIFSGGQVRADPLGASTANLSLLLQHQPLPAYTIQGQYAIPHPDQLSKLHQLAMQQTPFTPLGQTTPAFPGCIIGRQGTKINEIRQMSGAQIKIANAMEGSSERQITITGTPANISLAQYLINARFRDVAAMWNDPSSMTTS, from the exons ATGGAGCCCATCAAGGTTCAGTCAGAAGGTGGCCTAAACGTGACCCTCACCATCAGGCTGCTGATGCACGGAAAG GAGGTGGGAAGCATCATAGGAAAG AAAGGAGAGACCGTGAAGAAAATGCGCGAAGAC AGTGGCGCCCGCATCAACATCTCAGAAGGGAACTGTCCAGAGCGGATAGTGACCATCACCGGGCCGACAGACGCCATTTTCAAGGCATTCGCCATGATTGCCTACAAGTTTGAGGAG GACATAATCAACTCCATGAGTAACAGTCCGGCCACCAGTAAGCCTCCAGTAACCCTGAGGCTCGTCGTTCCTGCCAGCCAGTGCGGCTCCCTGATCGGCAAAGGCGGTTCCAAAATCAAAGAAATGAGAGAG TCGACGGGAGCTCAGGTCCAGGTGGCAGGCGACATGCTGCCCAACTCCACAGAGAGAGCGGTGACCATCTCCGGGGCGCCGGAAGCCATCATCCAGTGTGTCAAACAGATATGTGTAGTGATGCTGGAG TCCCCACCGAAAGGTGCCACCATCCCCTACCGCCCAAAGCCTGCCTCCACCCCTGTCATTTTTTCAGGTGGCCAGGTAAGAGCAGACCCACTGGGGGCGTCCACAGCCAACCTCAGCCTCTTACTGCAGCACCAGCCACTGCCT GCTTACACCATTCAAGGACAGTACGCCATCCCTCATCCAGAT CAGTTGAGCAAGCTCCACCAGTTGGCTATGCAGCAAACCCCCTTTACCCCCCTCGGACAGACCACCCCTGCCTTCCCCG GCTGCATAATCGGACGCCAGGGAACCAAAATCAACGAGATCCGTCAGATGTCTGGGGCGCAAATCAAAATTGCTAATGCCATGGAAGGGTCATCGGAGCGCCAGATCACCATCACAGGGACCCCCGCCAACATCAGCCTGGCTCAGTATCTCATTAATGCAAG GTTCAGAGACGTGGCTGCCATGTGGAATGACCCATCATCCATGACCACATCCTGA